A DNA window from Castanea sativa cultivar Marrone di Chiusa Pesio chromosome 7, ASM4071231v1 contains the following coding sequences:
- the LOC142644071 gene encoding 7-deoxyloganetin glucosyltransferase-like: MIDFPIAMLHLHLGNSKERERDSVSAGVKPHVVCLSAVPLQGHVNPMVQLAKLLHHKGFHVTFVDTEYNHKRLLKSRGPNSLDGLLGFHFETIPGGLPPSDADVSQDIPSLAESLPKTCLVPLCNLITKLNDTSSSTVPPVTCIVADGCMSFALDAADKFGIQCVMFWTPSACGFMSVMHFQHFVERGLVPFTDASYLTNGYLETIIDWIPGMKNIRLNDISSFVRTTNENDIMFNFFISEEDEACAKFSSCITIMTPQQLIEFAWGLANSEKHFWRIIRPDLVRGDSAIIPPEFVTETKDRGMLASWCPQEQILKHPSIGGFLTHSGWNSTLESVCCGVPMISWPFFGDQQMNCQYCCVEWGIAMEVDNNVQRDEMEKLVRELIDGEKGKEIKKNVMEWKTKPKDSTKPSGSSYQNLDKFIAEVLLARNV, translated from the exons ATGATTGACTTCCCTATAGCAATGCTTCATCTACACCTTGGGAATTCTAAAG agagagagagagattccgTTAGCGCAGGTGTTAAACCTCATGTAGTTTGCCTCTCAGCAGTCCCACTTCAAGGTCACGTAAACCCAATGGTCCAGTTAGCAAAACTCCTCCACCATAAAGGGTTTCATGTAACTTTTGTAGACACAGAGTACAACCACAAACGCTTACTAAAGTCTCGAGGCCCCAACTCCCTCGATGGCCTGCTTGGCTTTCACTTCGAAACCATTCCTGGTGGCCTTCCACCCTCAGACGCAGATGTTAGCCAAGACATTCCCTCTCTTGCTGAATCCCTCCCAAAGACTTGCCTAGTCCCACTTTGCAACCTCATTACCAAACTCAACGACACTTCGTCTTCGACTGTGCCTCCTGTTACCTGTATTGTCGCGGATGGTTGCATGTCCTTCGCTCTTGATGCTGCTGACAAGTTCGGAATTCAATgtgtaatgttttggacaccTAGCGCTTGTGGCTTCATGAGTGTTATGCATTTTCAACATTTCGTTGAACGAGGTTTGGTACC ATTCACAGATGCAAGCTATCTAACAAATGGATACTTAGAAACTATAATTGATTGGATTCCGGGGATGAAAAATATTCGTCTTAATGATATTTCAAGTTTTGTTAGAACAACAAATGAGAATGACATcatgttcaattttttcatct CAGAGGAAGATGAAGCCTGTGCTAAG TTTTCATCATGTATAACTATCATGACTCCTCAGCAACTCATTGAGTTTGCTTGGGGGTTAGCAAATAGTGAAAAACACTTCTGGCGGATTATAAGGCCTGATCTTGTTAGAGGTGATTCAGCTATTATTCCTCCTGAATTTGTTACCGAAACTAAAGATAGAGGCATGTTAGCAAGTTGGTGCCCTCAAGAACAAATCCTAAAGCACCCATCAATTGGGGGTTTCTTAACACATAGTGGGTGGAATTCAACACTTGAGAGTGTGTGTTGTGGAGTTCCAATGATCTCTTGGCCCTTCTTTGGTGATCAACAGATGAATTGTCAATATTGTTGTGTTGAATGGGGCATTGCGATGGAGGTAGATAATAATGTTCAAAGAGATGAAATGGAGAAGTTAGTGAGAGAGTTAATTGATGGTGAAAAAGGTAAAGAAATTAAGAAGAATGTAATGGAGTGGAAAACAAAACCAAAGGATTCCACCAAGCCTAGTGGTTCTTCATACCAAAACTTGGATAAGTTTATTGCTGAAGTTCTTTTAGCTAGAAATGTTTAA